In one Flavobacteriales bacterium genomic region, the following are encoded:
- a CDS encoding DUF2490 domain-containing protein, whose amino-acid sequence MSVRILLPLLLAAALPAAAQRVSEPQQHLWVSHWGDQRISDRWSFHTEGHWRRDNLGKDWQQLLLRPAINFHLNDQVLLTQGYSYYFNYAYGDHPIRYQNWEHHLFQQVQLSGQAIGRARLQHRFRMEERFIARLKPSADDPSQGEFDGFAYQSRFRYRVWLTVPLGHDQVEPGVFSANLYDEVFLSFGDSQRLDYINQNRISALVGYQVSKPVSLLAGYLYQTIQRPGAASGADLIELNSTLHLALVCNLDVRKPKVPAQ is encoded by the coding sequence ATGAGCGTCCGAATCCTCCTGCCCCTCCTCCTGGCCGCCGCGCTGCCGGCCGCGGCGCAGCGCGTCAGCGAGCCGCAGCAGCACCTGTGGGTGTCCCATTGGGGCGATCAGCGCATCAGCGACCGCTGGAGCTTCCACACCGAAGGGCATTGGCGACGCGACAACCTGGGCAAGGATTGGCAGCAGCTGCTCCTGCGCCCCGCCATCAACTTCCATTTGAACGACCAGGTGCTGCTCACGCAGGGCTACAGCTATTACTTCAACTACGCGTACGGCGATCACCCCATCCGGTACCAGAACTGGGAGCATCACCTCTTCCAGCAAGTGCAGCTCAGCGGGCAGGCCATCGGGCGCGCGCGGCTGCAGCACCGCTTCCGCATGGAGGAGCGCTTCATCGCCAGGCTGAAGCCCTCGGCCGATGACCCATCGCAGGGTGAATTCGACGGCTTCGCGTACCAGAGCCGCTTCCGCTACCGCGTGTGGCTGACGGTGCCCCTCGGCCATGACCAGGTGGAGCCCGGCGTGTTCAGCGCCAACCTCTACGATGAGGTCTTCCTCAGCTTCGGCGACAGCCAGCGCTTGGATTACATCAACCAGAACCGCATCTCAGCGCTCGTAGGCTACCAAGTGAGCAAGCCCGTAAGCCTCCTGGCCGGCTATCTCTACCAGACCATCCAGCGCCCCGGCGCGGCCAGCGGCGCTGACCTCATCGAGCTGAACAGCACCCTGCACCTCGCGCTGGTGTGCAACCTGGACGTGCGGAAGCCGAAGGTGCCGGCGCAATAG
- a CDS encoding MBL fold metallo-hydrolase — translation MKLKQIYTGCIAHAAYYLESEGEVAIFDPLREVQPYIDQAKADGAKVKYVFETHFHADFVSGHLDLAKKTGATIVYGPTAKPGFTAHVATDGEVFHVGKAKVKAIHTPGHTMESTTYLVIDENGKEHGIITGDTLFIGDVGRPDLAQHVIADLTEEKLAGHLYDSLRNKIMPLSDELIVYPNHGAGSACGKNMSKETTDTLGNQKRTNYALRPDMTKEEFIKELLTGLTTPPGYFPKNVLMNIQGYESLDTIMERAKTGYDPSAFEVVANEERPLVLDTRSAADFAKGFIPNSINIGLDSNFAMWVGEMIPDIKQAILLVTEPGKEEESIIRLSRVGYDNTIGYLKGGFPAWKAAGKEVDTVARISAQEFAKRYAAKPVIIDVRKQSEFDSEHVVDAINVPLNQINRHLAQFPKETPFILHCAGGYRSMIAASILKSRGWDNFVDVEGGFSAIKETDVKRTEYVCPTTLL, via the coding sequence ATGAAACTGAAGCAGATCTACACCGGGTGCATCGCCCACGCCGCCTACTACCTCGAGAGCGAGGGGGAGGTGGCCATCTTCGACCCGCTCCGCGAGGTGCAGCCCTACATCGACCAGGCCAAGGCCGATGGCGCGAAGGTGAAGTACGTCTTCGAGACGCACTTCCATGCCGATTTCGTGAGCGGCCACCTGGACCTGGCGAAGAAGACCGGTGCCACCATCGTTTACGGCCCCACCGCGAAGCCCGGCTTCACGGCGCATGTGGCCACCGATGGCGAGGTGTTCCACGTGGGCAAAGCCAAGGTGAAGGCCATCCACACCCCGGGCCACACCATGGAGAGCACCACCTACCTCGTGATCGACGAGAACGGCAAGGAGCACGGCATCATCACCGGCGATACGCTCTTCATCGGCGATGTGGGCCGCCCCGACCTGGCGCAGCACGTGATCGCGGACCTGACCGAGGAGAAGCTGGCCGGGCACCTGTACGATTCGCTGCGCAACAAGATCATGCCGCTGAGCGATGAGCTGATCGTGTACCCGAACCACGGCGCAGGCAGCGCGTGCGGCAAGAACATGAGCAAGGAGACCACGGATACCCTGGGCAACCAGAAGCGCACCAACTACGCGCTGCGTCCGGACATGACCAAGGAGGAGTTCATCAAGGAGCTGCTCACCGGCCTCACCACGCCACCGGGCTACTTCCCCAAGAATGTGCTCATGAACATCCAGGGCTACGAGAGCCTGGACACCATCATGGAGCGCGCCAAGACCGGCTACGACCCTTCGGCCTTCGAGGTGGTGGCCAACGAGGAGCGGCCGCTGGTGCTTGATACGCGCAGCGCGGCCGACTTCGCCAAGGGCTTCATCCCCAACAGCATCAACATCGGCCTCGACAGCAACTTCGCCATGTGGGTGGGCGAGATGATCCCCGACATCAAGCAGGCCATCCTGCTGGTGACCGAGCCGGGCAAGGAGGAGGAGAGCATCATCCGCTTGAGCCGCGTGGGCTACGATAACACCATCGGCTACCTGAAGGGCGGCTTCCCGGCGTGGAAGGCGGCCGGCAAGGAGGTCGACACGGTGGCGCGCATCAGCGCGCAGGAGTTCGCCAAGCGCTATGCCGCCAAGCCCGTCATCATCGATGTGCGCAAGCAGAGCGAGTTCGACAGCGAGCACGTGGTGGACGCCATCAATGTGCCGCTGAATCAGATCAACAGGCACCTGGCGCAATTCCCCAAGGAGACCCCCTTCATCCTGCACTGCGCAGGCGGCTACCGCAGCATGATCGCGGCCAGCATCCTCAAGTCGCGCGGCTGGGACAACTTCGTGGATGTGGAGGGCGGCTTCAGCGCCATCAAGGAGACCGATGTGAAGCGCACGGAGTACGTGTGCCCGACCACCTTGCTCTGA
- a CDS encoding DUF1599 domain-containing protein — MERTLQQYDAVIDECHDLFLKKAKDYGTAWRILRVPSLTDQILIKAQRIRTLQQVGESKVGEGIRPELIGIINYAAMALVQLELGVVDAPDLGPDEAAARVLAQQRHARALMTRKNHDYGEAWRSMRVSSLVDLILMKLLRIKSIEDNQGATLVSEGIDANFLDIVNYAVFAMIQLEEGRG, encoded by the coding sequence ATGGAACGCACATTGCAGCAGTACGACGCCGTCATCGATGAGTGCCACGACCTCTTCCTGAAGAAGGCGAAGGACTACGGCACGGCCTGGCGGATCCTGCGCGTGCCGTCGCTCACCGACCAGATCCTCATCAAGGCGCAGCGCATCCGCACCCTGCAGCAGGTGGGGGAGAGCAAGGTGGGCGAGGGCATCCGGCCCGAATTGATCGGCATCATCAATTACGCGGCGATGGCACTGGTGCAGCTGGAGCTGGGCGTGGTGGATGCGCCTGACCTGGGCCCGGACGAGGCCGCCGCCCGCGTGCTGGCCCAGCAGCGGCATGCCCGCGCGCTGATGACCCGCAAGAACCACGACTACGGCGAGGCCTGGCGCAGCATGCGGGTGAGCTCCCTGGTGGACCTCATCCTGATGAAGCTGCTGCGCATCAAGAGCATCGAGGACAACCAGGGCGCCACGCTGGTGAGCGAGGGCATCGATGCCAACTTCCTCGACATCGTGAACTACGCGGTCTTCGCGATGATCCAGCTGGAGGAGGGCAGGGGCTAG
- the folP gene encoding dihydropteroate synthase: MAGESSPRRSALWRVKDRLVELPLPAVMGILNATPDSFHAASRVDVDAALHRAERMLEEGAALLDVGGASSRPGAVEPPQEEELRRVLPVVEAIHRRFPEALISVDTWRARVAQQAVAAGAGLVNDISAGTLDADMLGTVGALGVPYIAMHMQGTPRTMQLAPAYADPVAEVTLHLSRRLQAAHQARIADVILDPGFGFGKTTAHNYALLRGLPSLCALGAPVLVGLSRKRMINEVLGIGPAEALNGTTALHAIALLKGAALLRAHDVREAVQCVRLVGALEDQK, translated from the coding sequence ATGGCGGGCGAAAGTAGTCCACGGCGATCGGCCCTCTGGCGGGTGAAGGACCGGCTGGTGGAGCTGCCGCTGCCCGCTGTGATGGGCATCCTCAATGCCACGCCCGACTCCTTCCACGCCGCCAGCCGCGTGGACGTTGATGCCGCGCTGCACCGGGCGGAGCGCATGCTGGAGGAAGGCGCCGCCCTCCTCGATGTCGGCGGGGCCAGTTCGCGGCCGGGCGCCGTGGAGCCGCCCCAGGAGGAGGAGCTGCGGCGGGTGCTGCCCGTGGTGGAAGCGATCCACCGGCGCTTCCCGGAGGCCCTGATCAGCGTGGACACCTGGCGCGCGCGCGTGGCGCAGCAGGCGGTGGCGGCCGGTGCCGGCCTGGTGAACGACATCTCCGCCGGCACCCTCGACGCGGACATGCTCGGCACGGTGGGCGCCCTCGGCGTGCCCTACATCGCCATGCACATGCAGGGCACGCCGCGCACCATGCAGCTGGCGCCCGCCTATGCCGACCCGGTGGCCGAGGTGACGCTGCACCTGAGCCGCCGGCTGCAGGCGGCGCACCAGGCGCGCATCGCCGATGTGATCCTCGACCCCGGCTTCGGCTTCGGCAAGACCACTGCGCACAACTACGCCCTGCTGCGGGGCCTTCCCTCGCTCTGCGCGCTTGGCGCGCCCGTGCTGGTGGGCCTCTCGCGCAAGCGGATGATCAACGAGGTGCTCGGCATCGGCCCCGCGGAGGCCCTCAACGGCACCACGGCGCTCCATGCCATCGCGCTGCTCAAGGGCGCCGCGCTCCTCCGGGCGCACGACGTGCGCGAGGCGGTGCAGTGCGTGCGGCTCGTGGGCGCGCTGGAGGATCAGAAGTAG